CGACGGCTTCGGCCTGGGGAAAGCGCTCGCGGATGAGGTCGTAGAGGAGGAGACCGGAGAGGCGTCCGCCTTCGGCGTGGAGTGTTGTGGTGCGGCAGTCGATGTAGTAGTCGGACTTCTGGCCGCTGGCGAGGGTGAAGTCTCCGAGTCGGAAGGAGTGGGTCGCGATGAGGTTCAGGAGAGCAGTCTTATTGTCGGCGGACATGATTCTGTACAGATTACCCCCTCCCCCACTTTTTTGCGCAAAGTCTTCGAAACAGATGCTTTAAGTCTGGACTTCGATCTGATTTCTATTCTCTTCTGTTTTGCTTTCCTATTTTTATTGTAGTGAGGAGAGAGGGGTGAATCCGCAATCTGTAATTCTTTTGATTTGAGGTGGATAGGCGGTTTTCGGACTTGACAGAGGAAAATACAGGGATTCCTGGTGACAGAGATGATTGGCGGGGAAATTTAAATGCGGGGATTTCTCGACTTCGCGGCCATGCCGCTTCGCTCGAAATGACATTTCCTGGAAGTAGTCGAGGTAGAGGATTCGCACGGTTGCACGAATGCAAATGTTCCCCTCGTTTCGTTGCGCTCCATGAATGGAGCGCAACGTCACAGATGCTCCACATTAGCGGCCTCGCCACGAAAGACGGGGCACCCACTTATTTATTGTTGTTTTGTTGTTGCTGACGTAGCCGCATCAGTTCGTCGTAGATCTGCTGGGGTGTCTTTACTCCGGAGGACGAGGACTGGGAAGGGGATCCTGTCTCGGCAGGGGCGGGTGAGTTATTGGACTCGGATGGAGGAGGGGGTGGGTTTTGTGGAGGAGCCTGGGCGGGTGGTTCTGAAGGTGCGGGGATACTGGCAGCCTCAGGATTGTTGTCGAAGCGCGCCGCGTTGGGATTGGGAGGAGAAGGGCGGCCGTTGCGTGGCGTAAGGATGAGCTGCGGGGTCTTGTCGCCGGAGCTGGCGATGAAGAGCATGTTGGTGGAGGTGCCATCGAGGAGCTGGCCAAGTACTTCGGAGAGACTGCCGGGCCCGTATTTGCCGAAGACGCGTTCTTCCGCAACTCCACCGGTGATGGTGACACCGGCGATCCGGGAGATTTCGTGAAGGATCTGGTTGAGGCTGGAGTTATCGGCCTGGACGGTAAGCTGGTCGTTGGCATAGGTGATGCTGGCGCGGTTGGGAGACGAAGGAGCAGGCTGAGTCCATGGCGCCTGTGCCGCTGGTGTCTGCATGGACTGCGCCGCGAGCGGCAAGGTGAGGCAGAGCAGAAAAGAGAGCCGAGTTGGATTCGGGAGAGGCATGCTCTGGGGTAATGGTACGACGAACGAGATGAGGAAGCGTCATCGCATTTCTTTGGGGGAATGGTTCGAGCTTTGTTCGGTATTGAGCCTGATGAGCAACCTGCTCGCAGAAGTATGACCAAAGAGGTTGCCGCGAGGGGGTTTTCGGGATAAATCTTACAGATAGAAGATGCCTTGGGAGGCCATTTGATTGCAGGATGGAAGAACAGCGGAGGAGAAGCTTTTTCTTCTCTCAAGGGGAGACTCATTGTTTCGTGCCAGGCTGATCCGGGCGATCCAATGGACGATCTTGACACAGTGACCAGGATGGCGAGATCAGTGCTTCGTGGCGGGGCTGCGGGGCTGCGTTCGGAAGGAGAGCGAGCGACTCGAGCCTTTCGAGGGATTACGGCACAGCCCCTTATCGGCATGGTGAAGACAAAAGATGCGAAGGGCGAGGTGTACATTACACCGACGTTCGCATCTGCGCGGGCTGTTGTAGAAGCAGGCTGCGATATTGTTGCGCTGGACTGTACACTTCGCAGGCTGAGCGAAGCAGAGCCGTGGCCGGAACTGATTCGGCGTATCCATGAGGAGCTGGACAGGCCGGTTCTGGCGGATATTGCGAGCCTGGAAGATGGTCTGGCTGCCGAAGAGGCGGGAGCGGATGCGGTAGCGACGACGCTTTACGGCTATACGGCTGAGACCGCAGGGATTCGAAGCGTGTCATGGCCTCTGCTGGAATCGCTGATCGGGAGAATGCGCGTTCCGGTGATTGCCGAGGGACATATTCAGCAGCCTGACGAGGTTCGCAGGGCGCTGGGGTCAGGAGCCTATGCAGCTCTGGTAGGCTCTGCGATTACGCGGCCGGAGACGATTACGGCGCGCTTTGTTGCAGCGACAAGAGACGGGGTTAGCTTCAAGATTGGTTGAAGGAACCCGCAGATCCTTCGGCTCCTTCGGCTTCGCTTCTCGCAGGTTGATCGCGAGAAGCGAAGCCGAAGGATGACACTTCTCCCGCAAAAAAATAGCGAAGAAACTGTGCGTTGCCGGTATGACCTACGTTGCGGTTACTCAATTGTGGTGGTTGGGACGCGGATAAAGGCGCGGTAGCGATCTCCGCGGTATCGGGAATAGGCGACCTCGATCGGAGTTTGTTCAGTGGTAATGATGATGCGCGAGATGGAGAGAACGCTGGAGCGGCGCGGGATGGTCAGGAGTTCGGATTCTTCTTTGGTGGCGGGAAGCGCTTCGATAATCTCGTCAGCCCAGGCGACACGCACGCCGTAGCTTTCGCGAAGGGTGTAGTAGAGAGAGTGCTTGGCGAAGTTGATGCGCTCCAGCCCGGGAAAGGGGGCCAGCGGAATATACGAGGTCTCTAAAGCCATGGGGATGCCATCTGCCAGCCGAAGCCGGTGAAGCTTGATGACGGAAGCGTCGGAGGAGATTTTCAGACTTTCAGCCAGCTCTTCTCCAGCGTGGACCACGGCCTGTTCCAAGAGCTGTGAGCTGGGTTGCATGCCGCGCTGCTTCATGTCTTCGGTGAACCCACGAAGATGCATGATGTTTTTTTCGAGCTTGGGGCTGGTGACGAAGGTCCCACGACCTTTCTGGCTGTGTGCGTAACCTCTCGCTTTGAGTCCGTGGAGAGCCTGACGTGCTGTCATGCGGCTGACCTTGTACTTTCGCGCTAATTCTTCTTCGGAGGCAAGGAGGTCGCCATCGGAGAGCTCTCCCGACTGAATCTTCTCCATCAGGGCTCGCTGGATCTGATAGTAGAGCGGGATGAATCCATTCTTATCCAGAACATGGGGAGAAGAGGCGGACGAAGCCTGAAGTTTTGACACAGTACGGATCTCCTGATTTTTCGTGTGTGTTGTTTCTAACGTTCTCTGCGAGTGGTTGTCCAGAAGTACGTTAGAAATCGTGTGGTCGTTCCATTTTTTTGCTCCTTTCAAGGGGAGAGATTATTGTGCCCCTGGTAAATCCTAAAAAAATATCTTGCCAATTTCGTACAGTTGTCTATACATTAAGTCAACTTTACAACCTGACGGATTTCAAAATTCAGGCGTGCGGTCAGAATCGGCCGAAGCGGGTGAAGGGCAGGTCCTATAAAAAAGTCCGGGATTGCGCGACTTTCGACCAAACATACTTTGCGGAGGTTTTTATGAGAGCACGCATTGCGCTATGCAGCGTCTTTCTTTTTCTGGTCAGTTGCTCGATGGCATTGGCACAGACGATTACGGGATCTGTAACGGGAACAGTAACAGATGCCAGTGGAGCGGCAGTCGGCGGGGCGAAGGTGACCGCTGTGAATATCGATACCGGCGTTCAGACCTCGACGGCCACGAACAGCGCCGGCGTCTACACAATTCGCTTTCTCCAGATTGGGCATTACAAGCTGAACATTTCAGCACAGGGATTCAGTTCGTCGACGGCTGGCCCGTTCGCGCTTGAAGTGAGCCAGGAGGCCAGGGTCGACGCGAAGCTGACGGTCGGTTCGGTGAGCACGAATGTGGAGGTTACCTCCGAGGCCCCCATTATCAACACGGAAAACGCGACGACGGGCGATGCTATTACGGCCACGCAGGCCACGGAGCTTCCCATACAGGCGCGAAACTTTGCGAACCTGACGACGCTCGTGGCGGGTGCCGTGGCACCCGATCCGAATGCTCACAACATGGTTGGACGCAGCAATTACAACGGTGGCTTCTTCGTCAACGGCAACCGTGAGCAGACGAATAACTACACGTTGGACGGAATGGACATCAACGAGTCGATTGACAATTACATCGGTTATAGCCCGAATGTCGATGCGATTGGAGAGCTCCATATCATCACGGGCAATGCCACCGCTGAGTATGGCAACGCCAACGGCGGCCAAGTGGTGATGGTGACCAAGAGCGGTACCAACCAGTTCCACGGCAATGCCTTTTGGTTCCTTGAGAACACGAACCTCAATGCAAATAGCTGGGCAAACAAACACACTTCGGACAAGGCATCGATTGGACCTGTTCCTTCGCTGAACCGGAGCATCTTCGGCGGTACGTTAGGCGGGCCGATCTTCCA
This portion of the Edaphobacter sp. 4G125 genome encodes:
- a CDS encoding N-acetylmannosamine-6-phosphate 2-epimerase, which translates into the protein MIAGWKNSGGEAFSSLKGRLIVSCQADPGDPMDDLDTVTRMARSVLRGGAAGLRSEGERATRAFRGITAQPLIGMVKTKDAKGEVYITPTFASARAVVEAGCDIVALDCTLRRLSEAEPWPELIRRIHEELDRPVLADIASLEDGLAAEEAGADAVATTLYGYTAETAGIRSVSWPLLESLIGRMRVPVIAEGHIQQPDEVRRALGSGAYAALVGSAITRPETITARFVAATRDGVSFKIG
- a CDS encoding GntR family transcriptional regulator, translating into MSKLQASSASSPHVLDKNGFIPLYYQIQRALMEKIQSGELSDGDLLASEEELARKYKVSRMTARQALHGLKARGYAHSQKGRGTFVTSPKLEKNIMHLRGFTEDMKQRGMQPSSQLLEQAVVHAGEELAESLKISSDASVIKLHRLRLADGIPMALETSYIPLAPFPGLERINFAKHSLYYTLRESYGVRVAWADEIIEALPATKEESELLTIPRRSSVLSISRIIITTEQTPIEVAYSRYRGDRYRAFIRVPTTTIE